The Thalassophryne amazonica chromosome 13, fThaAma1.1, whole genome shotgun sequence genome window below encodes:
- the erlec1 gene encoding endoplasmic reticulum lectin 1 isoform X1, translating into MSGLALLLFVGGLLLVCANRGSYPSFTDEVPFKISWPGAEFTLPTSGGLYNEDDFVIMTTTEKEKYKCLLPSLTAGEQDDDKEYVGPSPGKLLEPLFKRNSCSYRIESYWTYEVCHGKHVRQYHEEKETDQKVSVQEYFLGKMAPKSRSAESDKVEDSESAKSEDEFEVPTKNIEGQLTPYYLVELGNGTPCVLKQNEPRSTSVLYVCQPEAKHEILTISEVTTCEYEVVVLTPLLCAHPKYRFRSSPVNAIFCQALAGSPLKPQRLEQLDKEQEEQLKPHFSTTSEIREEVSPVREDAFTATHKPMTVGGQSQITVGTTHISRLTDDQLIKEFLSGSYCLHGGVGWWKYEFCYGKYVHQYHEDKEHGKNIIVVGNWNADEHMDWAKKNVARSYHFKDDGVQKVKLVSHFYGHGDVCDLTGKPRQVIVKLKCKESESPHAVTVYMLEPQTCQYVLGVESPVICRILDTADEHGLLSLSS; encoded by the exons ATGTCTGGTCTGGCGCTGCTGCTGTTTGTTGGCGGACTGCTGTTGGTGTGTGCTAACAGAGGAAGCTATCCCTCCTTCACAGACGAAGTCCCGTTTAAAATCAGCTGGCCAGGAGCTGAATTCACGCTG CCAACATCTGGTGGACTTTACAACGAGGATGACTTTGTGATTATGACAACAACTGAGAAAGAGAAGTACAAATGTCTCTTACCGTCGCTGACAGCTGGAGAGCAG GACGATGATAAAGAGTATGTTGGTCCTAGTCCGGGGAAACTGCTGGAGCCGCTATTCAAACGGAACAGCTGCTCCTACAGG ATTGAATCCTATTGGACATATGAAGTGTGCCATGGAAAGCATGTAAGGCAGTATCATGAAGAGAAGGAGACTGATCAG AAAGTCAGTGTTCAAGAGTACTTTCTAGGAAAAATGGCACCAAAAAGCAGATCTGCAGAA tcagatAAAGTTGAAGACTCTGAAAGTGCCAAATCTGAAGATGAATTTGAG GTGCCCACTAAGAACATAGAAGGTCAGCTGACTCCATACTACTTGGTGGAACTGGGTAATGGAACGCCATGTGTACTGAAGCAGAATGAACCTCGCTCCACGTCTGTGCTGTACGTCTGTCAACCAGAGGCCAAACACGAAATCCTTACTATTTCTGAGGTCACTACCTGTGAATATGAGGTGGTGGTGTTGACACCGCTCCTCTGTGCACACCCAAAGTACAG GTTCAGGTCTTCCCCTGTGAACGCCATCTTCTGCCAGGCCCTGGCAGGCTCCCCTTTGAAGCCTCAGCGGCTCGAACAGTTGGACAAGGAGCAAGAGGAGCAACTCAAACCACATTTCAGCACCACCTCTGAAATCAGGGAG GAGGTGTCACCAGTTAGAGAGGATGCCTTCACCGCCACTCACAAGCCCATGACTGTCGGTGGGCAGTCTCAGATCACTGTCGGCACCACGCATATTTCTCGTTTGACGGATGACCAACTAATCAAGGAGTTCCTCAGCGGCTCCTACTGTCTGCACGGG GGAGTGGGCTGGTGGAAATATGAATTCTGTTACGGAAAATACGTCCATCAGTATCATGAG GACAAAGAGCATGGAAAGAATATTATCGTGGTAGGAAACTGGAATGCTGACGAACACATGGACTGGGCCAAGAAGAATGTCGCACGCTCTTACCACTTCAAGGATGATGGAGTGCAGAAAGTCAA GTTGGTTTCCCATTTTTACGGCCATGGTGATGTTTGTGACTTGACAGGGAAACCCAGACAGGTCATTGTCAAGCTGAA ATGTAAGGAGTCAGAGTCTCCTCATGCTGTCACCGTGTACATGCTGGAGCCTCAGACTTGTCAGTATGTCCTTGGG GTTGAGTCTCCAGTCATATGCAGAATTCTTGACACAGCTGATGAACATGGTCTTCTGTCGCTCTCCAGTTAA
- the gpr75 gene encoding probable G-protein coupled receptor 75, whose translation MNEPSVITMNTTVTPSDLVDVPKPQTFNGTLGTQTPSGWAVIHTATLTFCSILLIFNFCLGSYGNLVVFLSFFDPAFRKFRTNFDFMILNLSFCDLFICCVTAPMFALVLFLDAGGGDGVSKSFCFAFHLTSTGFIIMSLETVAVIALHRLRMVLGQQPNHTASFPCTLVLTALLWTSSFTLAALLTMRAYPRRDGPCLPHFGLGGGQARVVLYVYLADFAFCVAVVSVSYLMIAQTLRKNAQVRKCPMITVDATCPPPPLPLIAAGFENMQCAVQGPSLYRNQTYNKLQAVNTHCYANRSSQPLVPGAAQGATCCQLVSTVNLATAKDSKAVVTCIVIVFSVLLCCLPMGVSLAQDVLSPESSFAHYQFELCCFVLIFLKSGINPFVYSRNSAGLRRRVLCCLQWAALGFFCCKQKTRLHAMGKGSLEVNRNKSSHHETNSAYVLSPKPPRRLVDQACGPSQSRDCAGSPRATGGRKPRPPSTSTPINTRIEPYYSIYNSSPSAGPSTPTSLQPVGSQTFAFAKSYVAMHYHTHQDALQDFESTSVHQIPIPSV comes from the coding sequence ATGAATGAGCCTTCAGTCATTACAATGAACACCACGGTTACACCATCAGACCTGGTGGATGTGCCAAAGCCGCAAACCTTCAATGGTACCCTGGGCACTCAGACCCCATCAGGTTGGGCCGTGATCCACACCGCAACCCTGACTTTCTGCTCCATCCTCCTCATCTTCAACTTCTGCCTGGGATCATATGGCAACCTCGTGGTGTTCCTGTCCTTTTTTGACCCAGCGTTTCGCAAGTTCCGAACCAATTTCGACTTCATGATTCTCAACCTGTCCTTCTGTGACCTATTCATCTGCTGCGTGACTGCCCCCATGTTTGCGCTGGTTCTCTTTCTAGATGCTGGCGGGGGAGATGGCGTGTCGAAGAGCTTCTGCTTTGCCTTCCACTTGACCAGCACGGGCTTCATCATCATGTCACTGGAGACTGTAGCTGTTATTGCCTTGCACAGATTGCGCATGGTCCTGGGCCAGCAGCCCAACCACACCGCCTCGTTCCCCTGCACGCTGGTCCTCACCGCCTTGCTGTGGACCTCCAGCTTCACCTTGGCCGCCCTCCTTACAATGCGTGCTTACCCACGTAGAGATGGACCATGCTTGCCTCACTTTGGCCTTGGAGGTGGACAGGCCAGAGTTGTATTATACGTCTACCTGGCAGACTTTGCTTTTTGCGTAGCCGTGGTGTCTGTGTCCTACCTGATGATTGCCCAGACACTCAGGAAGAATGCACAAGTGAGGAAATGTCCAATGATCACTGTTGATGCCACGTGTCCTCCACCACCACTGCCTCTCATTGCAGCGGGCTTTGAAAATATGCAGTGTGCAGTTCAGGGTCCCTCCCTCTACCGTAACCAGACTTACAACAAACTGCAGGCAGTCAACACGCACTGTTAtgcaaacaggagcagccagCCTCTGGTTCCTGGGGCTGCTCAGGGCGCCACCTGCTGCCAGCTAGTGTCTACAGTCAACCTGGCCACAGCCAAAGACTCTAAAGCAGTTGTCACCTGTATTGTTATCGTGTTCTCTGTGCTACTTTGCTGCTTGCCTATGGGGGTCTCTCTGGCACAGGACGTTTTATCACCTGAGAGCAGCTTTGCACATTACCAGTTTGAACTGTGCTGCTTTGTGTTAATTTTTCTCAAATCGGGCATCAACCCCTTTGTGTACTCACGCAATAGCGCAGGCCTGCGTCGCCGCGTGCTATGCTGCCTTCAGTGGGCAGCACTTGGATTCTTCTGTTGCAAGCAAAAGACCCGCCTACATGCGATGGGCAAAGGCAGCTTGGAAGTCAATCGCAATAAATCTTCCCATCACGAGACCAACTCTGCCTACGTTCTCTCACCCAAACCACCGAGGAGACTGGTGGACCAGGCTTGTGGGCCTAGTCAATCAAGGGACTGTGCCGGTAGTCCAAGGGCAACAGGCGGGCGCAAACCACGTCCCCCAAGTACCTCAACACCTATTAACACCCGTATTGAACCCTACTACAGTATCTATAACAGCAGTCCCTCAGCAGGGCCCAGCACTCCTACTAGCCTGCAGCCTGTTGGCTCGCAGACATTCGCCTTCGCTAAGTCCTACGTAGCCATGCACTACCACACGCACCAGGATGCACTGCAAGACTTTGAGAGCACCTCGGTGCACCAGATTCCAATCCCCTCGGTCTAG
- the erlec1 gene encoding endoplasmic reticulum lectin 1 isoform X2, with the protein MSGLALLLFVGGLLLVCANRGSYPSFTDEVPFKISWPGAEFTLPTSGGLYNEDDFVIMTTTEKEKYKCLLPSLTAGEQDDDKEYVGPSPGKLLEPLFKRNSCSYRIESYWTYEVCHGKHVRQYHEEKETDQKVSVQEYFLGKMAPKSRSAEMDKVEDSESAKSEDEFEVPTKNIEGQLTPYYLVELGNGTPCVLKQNEPRSTSVLYVCQPEAKHEILTISEVTTCEYEVVVLTPLLCAHPKYRFRSSPVNAIFCQALAGSPLKPQRLEQLDKEQEEQLKPHFSTTSEIREEVSPVREDAFTATHKPMTVGGQSQITVGTTHISRLTDDQLIKEFLSGSYCLHGGVGWWKYEFCYGKYVHQYHEDKEHGKNIIVVGNWNADEHMDWAKKNVARSYHFKDDGVQKVKLVSHFYGHGDVCDLTGKPRQVIVKLKCKESESPHAVTVYMLEPQTCQYVLGVESPVICRILDTADEHGLLSLSS; encoded by the exons ATGTCTGGTCTGGCGCTGCTGCTGTTTGTTGGCGGACTGCTGTTGGTGTGTGCTAACAGAGGAAGCTATCCCTCCTTCACAGACGAAGTCCCGTTTAAAATCAGCTGGCCAGGAGCTGAATTCACGCTG CCAACATCTGGTGGACTTTACAACGAGGATGACTTTGTGATTATGACAACAACTGAGAAAGAGAAGTACAAATGTCTCTTACCGTCGCTGACAGCTGGAGAGCAG GACGATGATAAAGAGTATGTTGGTCCTAGTCCGGGGAAACTGCTGGAGCCGCTATTCAAACGGAACAGCTGCTCCTACAGG ATTGAATCCTATTGGACATATGAAGTGTGCCATGGAAAGCATGTAAGGCAGTATCATGAAGAGAAGGAGACTGATCAG AAAGTCAGTGTTCAAGAGTACTTTCTAGGAAAAATGGCACCAAAAAGCAGATCTGCAGAAATGG atAAAGTTGAAGACTCTGAAAGTGCCAAATCTGAAGATGAATTTGAG GTGCCCACTAAGAACATAGAAGGTCAGCTGACTCCATACTACTTGGTGGAACTGGGTAATGGAACGCCATGTGTACTGAAGCAGAATGAACCTCGCTCCACGTCTGTGCTGTACGTCTGTCAACCAGAGGCCAAACACGAAATCCTTACTATTTCTGAGGTCACTACCTGTGAATATGAGGTGGTGGTGTTGACACCGCTCCTCTGTGCACACCCAAAGTACAG GTTCAGGTCTTCCCCTGTGAACGCCATCTTCTGCCAGGCCCTGGCAGGCTCCCCTTTGAAGCCTCAGCGGCTCGAACAGTTGGACAAGGAGCAAGAGGAGCAACTCAAACCACATTTCAGCACCACCTCTGAAATCAGGGAG GAGGTGTCACCAGTTAGAGAGGATGCCTTCACCGCCACTCACAAGCCCATGACTGTCGGTGGGCAGTCTCAGATCACTGTCGGCACCACGCATATTTCTCGTTTGACGGATGACCAACTAATCAAGGAGTTCCTCAGCGGCTCCTACTGTCTGCACGGG GGAGTGGGCTGGTGGAAATATGAATTCTGTTACGGAAAATACGTCCATCAGTATCATGAG GACAAAGAGCATGGAAAGAATATTATCGTGGTAGGAAACTGGAATGCTGACGAACACATGGACTGGGCCAAGAAGAATGTCGCACGCTCTTACCACTTCAAGGATGATGGAGTGCAGAAAGTCAA GTTGGTTTCCCATTTTTACGGCCATGGTGATGTTTGTGACTTGACAGGGAAACCCAGACAGGTCATTGTCAAGCTGAA ATGTAAGGAGTCAGAGTCTCCTCATGCTGTCACCGTGTACATGCTGGAGCCTCAGACTTGTCAGTATGTCCTTGGG GTTGAGTCTCCAGTCATATGCAGAATTCTTGACACAGCTGATGAACATGGTCTTCTGTCGCTCTCCAGTTAA
- the erlec1 gene encoding endoplasmic reticulum lectin 1 isoform X3: protein MSGLALLLFVGGLLLVCANRGSYPSFTDEVPFKISWPGAEFTLPTSGGLYNEDDFVIMTTTEKEKYKCLLPSLTAGEQDDDKEYVGPSPGKLLEPLFKRNSCSYRIESYWTYEVCHGKHVRQYHEEKETDQKVSVQEYFLGKMAPKSRSAESDKVEDSESAKSEDEFEVPTKNIEGQLTPYYLVELGNGTPCVLKQNEPRSTSVLYVCQPEAKHEILTISEVTTCEYEVVVLTPLLCAHPKYRFRSSPVNAIFCQALAGSPLKPQRLEQLDKEQEEQLKPHFSTTSEIREEEVSPVREDAFTATHKPMTVGGQSQITVGTTHISRLTDDQLIKEFLSGSYCLHGGVGWWKYEFCYGKYVHQYHEVRDRISCGIVHKFVLICFYFTPTQ, encoded by the exons ATGTCTGGTCTGGCGCTGCTGCTGTTTGTTGGCGGACTGCTGTTGGTGTGTGCTAACAGAGGAAGCTATCCCTCCTTCACAGACGAAGTCCCGTTTAAAATCAGCTGGCCAGGAGCTGAATTCACGCTG CCAACATCTGGTGGACTTTACAACGAGGATGACTTTGTGATTATGACAACAACTGAGAAAGAGAAGTACAAATGTCTCTTACCGTCGCTGACAGCTGGAGAGCAG GACGATGATAAAGAGTATGTTGGTCCTAGTCCGGGGAAACTGCTGGAGCCGCTATTCAAACGGAACAGCTGCTCCTACAGG ATTGAATCCTATTGGACATATGAAGTGTGCCATGGAAAGCATGTAAGGCAGTATCATGAAGAGAAGGAGACTGATCAG AAAGTCAGTGTTCAAGAGTACTTTCTAGGAAAAATGGCACCAAAAAGCAGATCTGCAGAA tcagatAAAGTTGAAGACTCTGAAAGTGCCAAATCTGAAGATGAATTTGAG GTGCCCACTAAGAACATAGAAGGTCAGCTGACTCCATACTACTTGGTGGAACTGGGTAATGGAACGCCATGTGTACTGAAGCAGAATGAACCTCGCTCCACGTCTGTGCTGTACGTCTGTCAACCAGAGGCCAAACACGAAATCCTTACTATTTCTGAGGTCACTACCTGTGAATATGAGGTGGTGGTGTTGACACCGCTCCTCTGTGCACACCCAAAGTACAG GTTCAGGTCTTCCCCTGTGAACGCCATCTTCTGCCAGGCCCTGGCAGGCTCCCCTTTGAAGCCTCAGCGGCTCGAACAGTTGGACAAGGAGCAAGAGGAGCAACTCAAACCACATTTCAGCACCACCTCTGAAATCAGGGAGG AGGAGGTGTCACCAGTTAGAGAGGATGCCTTCACCGCCACTCACAAGCCCATGACTGTCGGTGGGCAGTCTCAGATCACTGTCGGCACCACGCATATTTCTCGTTTGACGGATGACCAACTAATCAAGGAGTTCCTCAGCGGCTCCTACTGTCTGCACGGG GGAGTGGGCTGGTGGAAATATGAATTCTGTTACGGAAAATACGTCCATCAGTATCATGAGGTACGT GACAGAATCTCGTGTGGTATTGTGCACAAGTTTGTGttgatctgtttttattttacaccCACTCAGTGA